Within the Streptomyces sp. NBC_00353 genome, the region CCGTCTTCGGCCCACAGCTCCGACGCCATGAACGCTTGCAGCGCCTGCGCCACCCTGTCCCCTGGCCCGCTCTGCCCGTGCCTCATCCATACCGGCCCGAGCGCCGGCCTTGGAGTTGGCACCCGTGCAACCGTGACCAGCGCCTTGGCCCGCGGCCTGTCCGAGAGGACCCGGGGGCTGCGATCAAGCGGAGAAGCCGGGCAGACCGGCGGCCATCCCATGCCCTGAGCAAAAGACTCCGGAGCGATCACTTCGGAATCAAGTCTGTGGTCAGGGCTCAGGCGTTCCTCGCATGCCCAGCCGTCGCCCACCTCAGTCCATAGGACACGGTCTTCAGTCAGCTGACTGATGCCCAGGACGGGCCCTGGCGGTCAAGGTAGATGGAACACTCCCGCATCCTGAAAGGGGCGCCGCCCCATGCCACTCAAGAAGCAAGGCCTTTCGGCTCGCGACCGGTCTGACCACTGCATGCGCTCGCTGCGCCTGAGTATCAACAGGGTTCTTTGGCCGTCGATCCGTCTCCCACTCAAGGCAGAACTTCATTACACCGAGGCGGACCCTCTTGTCGTGCTGTTGGAACTGCGCTCGCCGGGGGGCGGTGTGGTCACGTGGACAGTCTCGCGTGACCTGCTCTTCGACGGCACCGAGGAACCGAGCGGCATGGGGGACGTACGGTTGTGGCCGTCGGTCGTCCACGGACGCCGTGTGGTGTGCATGAGGCTGGAGGGACATGGCCGGTCATGCCTTCTCGAGATGGATCGAGGGCAGCTGGAGGAATGGCTGATGGAGACCTTCGATCTGGTTCATCCTGGCACGGAGTTCTGCCAGGTCGACTGGGACGCCAGTGTGGCTGCCCTTGTCGAAGGGAAGCGGAATCAGCCCTGAATCAGGAGCCACAGAGCGCAGGGGGCAGGGTGCGCAGGGGCGTATCTCGTATGAGATCGCCCTTGGTGGCGGAGCCGCGCTCGTCGGGGCAGGGGCAACCGGGCAGTGTGCCCGGCCGCGGGTGCTTACGGTCAGCCAGGGCGGCCGGGGCAACGACATCGGCGTGCGATCGGCGGCAGTGGTTTCAGTGTCCGCGGCGATGGCGTGTCGAAAGTGCACCGAGGGTTCTCAGTCACATGACTGATGCACAGACGCTGCCGCAGGAGTGTGGACGCAAGCAGCGGTCTTGGTGATCACTGGGCGTCGTGCACCTGCATTGAATTCATGTGCGTGTGCCACTGCCTTCGCTCCGTTTGCCCGGGGCTGTCCTGTGCGCCGCGACGCCATGCAGTGGTTCCCCAGTTGTGTCGTCCGTCAGCCGAAGCGTCCGGTGCGGTGTGGGCGGATCGCGGCGGCGACGGCGTCGGCCAGGGTCGGCACCTCGTCCACGGTGAGAGGCGAGATGGTGATACGGATGCCGGGCGGCGAGGAGAGCCGGAAGCGCGCGCCGGGTGCGACCGCCCAGCCGGCCTGCAGCAGCCGGGTCACCGCCCCGGTCTCGTCGGGGACGGGCACCCAGACGTTCATGCTGCTGCGGCCGTAGGCCGTGACGCCTCGGTCGGCCAGGGCCCGCACGAGACCGTCGCGCCGCGCGGCGTAGGCGGCGGACACCGCCGCGATGTCCACGGCGTCGGTGCGCCACAGGTGGGTCACGGTGTGCTGGATCAGGTGGCTGACCCAGCCGGGGCCGAGGCGGTAGCGGCCGCGGACCCGGTCGACGGTGAGGGGGTCGCCGGTGAGGGCGGCCAGGCGCAGGTCGGGGCCGTAGGCCTTGGCTGTCGAGCGGACGAGCATCCAGTGTTGTGTGCTGCCGGCGAGCGGGTGGAGCGGCAGTTCGGTGAGTCCGTGCACGTGGTCGTCGTCGATGACGAGGACCTGTGGGTGGCCGGTGAGGATGGCGCGCAGGTCGCGGGCGCGGGTGGCCGAGATCGTGGCGCCGGTGGGGTTCTGGCCGCGGTCGGTGACGATCAGTGCTCGTGCGCCCTGCCCAAGCGCCCGCTCCACGTCGTGGGGCAGGGGGCCGTCGTCGTCGACGCCGACCGGGATCGGCCGCAGTCCGAGGGCGGGGACGAGGTCGAAGAGGCTGCCCCAGCCCGGGTCCTCCACCGCCACCGCGTCGCCGGGGCGCAGGTGGGCAAGGAGCGCGCGCTCCATGGCGTCGAGCGATCCGGAGGTGAGTCCGACCGGGCCGTCGGGGACGCCGTCGGCGTCGAAGGCGGCGCGGGCCAGGCGGCCGAGCTCGTCATCGACCGGGGCGTGGCCGTACAGCATGGGCTGTCGCGCGTGCCGGGCGGCGGCCTCGGCCAGTGCCTCGCCGAGTGGGGGTAGCAGCGCGGTGTCCGGGTTGCCGGCGGAGAGGTCCCGTGTTCCGGGCGGCACCTCCAGGCGGATCTCGTCGTGCGCGGTGGTGGCGGGGCGTGGCCGCACGCGGCTGCCGCGCCGGCCCGCGGTCTCGATGACGCCGCGGTCGCGCAGCAGGCGGTAGGCGGCGGCGACGGTGTTGGGGTTGACGCCGAGTTCGGTGGCGAGCTCCCGCAGCGGTGGCAGCGCGGTGCCTGGCGCAAGCGTGCCCTGTCCGATGGCCTGCTCGATGCTCGCCGCGATCTCCGCCGCGCCACGTCCAGCAAACG harbors:
- a CDS encoding SsgA family sporulation/cell division regulator yields the protein MPLKKQGLSARDRSDHCMRSLRLSINRVLWPSIRLPLKAELHYTEADPLVVLLELRSPGGGVVTWTVSRDLLFDGTEEPSGMGDVRLWPSVVHGRRVVCMRLEGHGRSCLLEMDRGQLEEWLMETFDLVHPGTEFCQVDWDASVAALVEGKRNQP
- a CDS encoding aminotransferase class I/II-fold pyridoxal phosphate-dependent enzyme: MIGEYTFAGRGAAEIAASIEQAIGQGTLAPGTALPPLRELATELGVNPNTVAAAYRLLRDRGVIETAGRRGSRVRPRPATTAHDEIRLEVPPGTRDLSAGNPDTALLPPLGEALAEAAARHARQPMLYGHAPVDDELGRLARAAFDADGVPDGPVGLTSGSLDAMERALLAHLRPGDAVAVEDPGWGSLFDLVPALGLRPIPVGVDDDGPLPHDVERALGQGARALIVTDRGQNPTGATISATRARDLRAILTGHPQVLVIDDDHVHGLTELPLHPLAGSTQHWMLVRSTAKAYGPDLRLAALTGDPLTVDRVRGRYRLGPGWVSHLIQHTVTHLWRTDAVDIAAVSAAYAARRDGLVRALADRGVTAYGRSSMNVWVPVPDETGAVTRLLQAGWAVAPGARFRLSSPPGIRITISPLTVDEVPTLADAVAAAIRPHRTGRFG